The following DNA comes from Pseudomonas sp. Tri1.
AATAAGCATCTGCTCATGATTGCCACGCACGGCATGGAACCACGGCTTCTCGAGCCAGTTCAATACATCTATGGAGTCGGGGCCGCGGTCGATGAGGTCTCCCACGGAAAAAATACGATCCAGCTCAGTGTCGAAGTCTAGTTTGTCTAAGGCCGTTGTTAGAAGTTTGAAATGTCCATGAATGTCGCCCACTACAAAGTCGCGACCTTTTTTGTTGGGTGGGAAAGATCTCGTCCTGTACATTTTCAGTGCTTCAGCAGATGTTGATTGGCGGTGACTGTATCACTTGGCGAAATAAACAGTAAGCCGCTGAGCGGGGGGAATAACGTCGTACGGTCAAGCTTGAATCGCCTGCCCAATACACTTCTCAAAAACCTGCTCCATAGGCTCCATGACGCCGTTATAAGCCGCGATATTGGCGTAGATCCACTCGTCCTTCTCAATCCCCCACCAACTGATTTCAAACCCGGCATTCATGATGAGGTGTTCAAACAGGATGCGTTGCGCACGGCCATTGCCTTCGCGGAAGGGGTGTACGACGTTGATGTCGGAATAGGCCTCTGCCACAGCAGCTATCAGCTCAGCTCGCTCCATGCCCTCGAACCAGTTTGCCGCGGCCATGGCCATGAAGATCTTGCTGGCTTCTTTCTCCATGTACTCGGGTTGGCAGAAGCGGGTGGCTTGTTTGGACATGCCAACGGTGCGCAGCTCCCCGGCCCACTCGAACAGGTCCGAAAAGAG
Coding sequences within:
- a CDS encoding putative adenosine monophosphate-protein transferase Fic, with amino-acid sequence MPDKYGVGEDAYCYPGSTVLRNKLDIRDELTLSEAEQQLSAIAADNVEFSPPPYSLADLQHIHRILFSDLFEWAGELRTVGMSKQATRFCQPEYMEKEASKIFMAMAAANWFEGMERAELIAAVAEAYSDINVVHPFREGNGRAQRILFEHLIMNAGFEISWWGIEKDEWIYANIAAYNGVMEPMEQVFEKCIGQAIQA